Part of the Oncorhynchus keta strain PuntledgeMale-10-30-2019 chromosome 31, Oket_V2, whole genome shotgun sequence genome, ttgtcatacttgagtaaaagtaaagataccttaatagaaaattacttgagtaaaagcgaaagtcaaccagtaaaatacaagtatttggtttttaaaatacttaagtatcaaaagtaaatgtaattgctaaaatatacttaagtatcaaaaataatttcagattccttatattaagcaatccAGATGGCACcattatctgttttttaaatgtatttacggatagccagagacacactccaacactcagacataatttacaaacaaaacatgtgtgtttagtgagtccgcaagatcagaggcagtagggatgaccagggatgttctctgacCATTTCCCTGTcctgcattcaaaatgtaacaaatacttttgggtgtcagggtaaatgtatggagtaaaacgtatattattttctttaggaatgtagtaaagtaaaagttaaagtaaaagttgtcaaaaatataaatagtaaagtacaaatacccaagaaaatgacttaagtagtactttcaagtatttttacttaagtactttacaccactgatgacgatgatgatcgaaatgtaacaaatacttttgggtgtcagggaaaatgtatggagtaaaaagtatattattcTCTTTAGGAatatagtaaagtaaaagttaaaataaaagttgtcaaaaatataaatagtaaagtacaaatacccaagaaaattacttaagtagtactttcaagtatttttgctTCAGTAATTTACACCACTGAAGACGATGATGATCGAGTCATCTCCAACACAAACTTCTTCAAACTAATAGCTAGCTAATCCTTAGAAATAAAAAAGACCAAATCTGATGTTGCTGCCTTAACACATGTATTATTTCACCTCAACAAACATTCACAAGGGTTTTATCGTTTGTTCCTCTTTCTCTTTCAGACATCAACATAGTCAAAGAGTCTTTGAAGACCTAGTTGGCCATTGTTACTTTGTGACAAAGCCCTCAAAATGACCAGTGTGGCAGAATGGCTCGTGCAGAACAGGGGCAAGATCGAGAAGGGGGTGGAGATCATGGGACAGGCCTCCGCAGTCCTGGCAGCCACTGTGGGTCAGCTCCATCCCGTCCTGGAGGCCGTGTTTGTAGCCTCCTCTGAGATCCTCAGCAACCCGGAAGGGCAGGATGCACGTTACCTGACTGAGCAGTTCAGCATGGTCAACCAAAAACTGGAAGGCATCCAGGCTGAGATCGAACAAATCGCCCTGGAGCTGCAGAGGACCTCCTTGAATAAGCAGAACTTTGACCGTGAGGCACAAATGCTCAGCCAGTACGAAAAGTTCCAGGACTTTGTCAACGCCAAGCCCAAGTTCAAAGAGAAGAAGATGGAGAAGTTCCTCAGCCATTATGAGAACACGGAAACGGACTTGAACCTGGACGCGCTCTATAATGTCGTTACCGGGGACAATACCTCAGGTGACCCCATGCTGGAGACAGTGGTTTCCACAGAACAAAGGAGTAGAAGGGCGGTAGAAGATTTCTGTGCCAGGCTTAAGAAGCTCTTTGTGGTGGGCATCATTGCTGTCATGGGTTATGCCAGCCTCAAGGAAGGGGTTGTGGGGGATGAGATGGTGAAGAAGTGGCAGGAGCGTATGGAAGATGTTGAGAACCGCATGAAAGCAGCGGTGGATGATTGCACAGAAAACTTCGCTGATCAAGCCAAACTGGACATGGAAAACCAGCTTCAGGAGAAACCTTGCAGTGTTGACCTTGACTTCACCAAATCCCTATTGGACACACTTGTTAAGAAATATGACTGGGTTAGCTGGTCTATCAGGGTCTTCAATGACAAGGAGCGAATTGTTTTTTTCAACTGGCTAGCTGGAAAGAAGTACCATGGCAGGGGAGGAGGAGCTAATTACTTTGATGTGTTGACCAAGAACAACATCAAAGTGGTGATCTCTTTCAGTGTACAGCCTAAGCCTATCAACAAGGGTCAGATTCAGCAAGAAATTGAGGGGCAGAAACTGAAGGGGAACATGATGGATGTGGCTCAGGTCCTCAGCAGAAGTCTCCCCAACTGCTTGGTGCATGCTGTCAGCCACTATAAGGAAGTGGTGGAGACCAACAACTTCCAAGAGGATTGTTACTACTATGGAAAACACAAAAAAGCGTACTTATGCATTCATCCTGAGTAGCTTTTTTTAAAACAGTGCAATGCAAAATAGAGTAGACATAATGGGGAAAACTACAAATGCAATTCATGAATGTTTATAACTGAGCTTAGAGATGTTTTTATTGATATCTCAAACCTAGTTGACGCTTTAGTTAGTGATTGTGTGAAATATAATCTCTTGTTACAGACTGCAAGATGTTTATTTGTTTATCGACCTTGTATATTTTTGTGTAGTTAGTTATCATTTACCAGGGGTGTCAAATACATGGCCCGCGGGGTCAGATTTTTTTTGGGAAAAGCAATGGATAGTGGACTGTCTTGTGCAAAATTTCAAGGCAAAGAAATATAACCAATTTTCAGTATGGCGCCTCGATCTCTTTGAAGATTGAATGTGGCCCCCTGGGCAAAATTAGTTTGACACACCTGGTTTAAACTATCAGGATTTGCACATGTGTATTAATGGACATATATGAGACATTTTATGCCAGGCTGTGGCTATCTACTCAACAACAGTGACAACGCATGAGAACCTGGTACTTCCTCCCACCAAATAGAAGAGTAGGATACCTTGTTTAACCTGCATTCCATTGTTTCATGATGACCATACTGTAAATTAGCACACCAGCCAGcgtaataatgtgttatgtaagCTTACTGCAAACAACTATTTCTCCTCATCAATGTACTGAGGACTTACTCAAGCTCCTTTGAAAAATGCTGTTGATAGACACACCACACGGTCCAAATCTATAGCCTTACCACATTACATCTCTGTCTATATTCACACATTTGATATCCTTTATACAGCTATAAAATGTTTATGGTCTTCTTTATTCATAATAAACCACAATTTAAAGGACATTGTTATCACTGGTCATCATTATGCAATAGTAAATTATGACTTGTATATTCTATCTCCACCTGCAGCTGAGGAAATGAGCCTAATTGGCATGATAACATAATTTTAGAGGGTACTTTATGTAAAAATGTTTAAGCAGAGGTACGGAGTCATAAACATTGATAGTGATAATGTATGACAGTTTATTTACATTACTCCCTAAACAATCATCAGCCCCAGCAATATAAGCACAGTTACCATCAGCAGATGTTTTAATAGCATTGGTCAAATTCTATTGTCAGTTATTTGTCAAAGGAGTGTAAGTTAGTATAGTTTCCATGTTGACCAGGAAAATAAGCTGACATTTGTTCAACAACTTGTTTAACCACCACCCAAGTTTAGCTCTCTCTCTATGGGTGTGTCACTTTAACTGTAATATGATAACCATATGACCAATAGGAAGAGAAAAACAGATCATACAAATTATTTGCTTTTCTTCCTCAAACTACAGCGAATGAAAAGGTG contains:
- the LOC118364418 gene encoding uncharacterized protein LOC118364418 gives rise to the protein MTSVAEWLVQNRGKIEKGVEIMGQASAVLAATVGQLHPVLEAVFVASSEILSNPEGQDARYLTEQFSMVNQKLEGIQAEIEQIALELQRTSLNKQNFDREAQMLSQYEKFQDFVNAKPKFKEKKMEKFLSHYENTETDLNLDALYNVVTGDNTSGDPMLETVVSTEQRSRRAVEDFCARLKKLFVVGIIAVMGYASLKEGVVGDEMVKKWQERMEDVENRMKAAVDDCTENFADQAKLDMENQLQEKPCSVDLDFTKSLLDTLVKKYDWVSWSIRVFNDKERIVFFNWLAGKKYHGRGGGANYFDVLTKNNIKVVISFSVQPKPINKGQIQQEIEGQKLKGNMMDVAQVLSRSLPNCLVHAVSHYKEVVETNNFQEDCYYYGKHKKAYLCIHPE